From Micromonospora sp. NBC_01699, a single genomic window includes:
- a CDS encoding Lrp/AsnC family transcriptional regulator: MASGPYDLDPTDRRIVAALQVNGRASWTEIAALIGTSVTTVARRAQQLIADGLVKVAVAPQPGGGPADLLIVRVRCAPGSQLPTARALAARPEVRFVAVLTGAHDLVAELLVPRGTSMHSVLTGVQRIPGVQATIADLLLHTYKSDHEWSRRLLGDDSRPPTPPVHDCPPDHLDEVDERIVAALRHDGRASFHGVALGLGISESTVRRRFEALHGSGCVQVITLVPAAALGFQAELLFWLSVTPARLEAVAHELAALAGVRYVAATLGQESLMCEVILPTHADVLEFTTRTLARIDGVRSWSAGVELLTVKRGFVPTPWTPGRAGTGPGARTTAGGGTEAATVGEDGVPRPRGMRGGRRTPRVSARRG, encoded by the coding sequence ATGGCTTCCGGCCCGTACGACCTCGACCCGACCGACCGGCGCATCGTCGCCGCGCTCCAGGTCAACGGCCGGGCAAGTTGGACGGAGATCGCGGCGCTGATCGGGACCTCGGTGACCACGGTGGCCCGCCGGGCCCAGCAACTGATCGCCGACGGGCTGGTCAAGGTGGCGGTCGCGCCGCAGCCCGGTGGCGGCCCGGCCGACCTGCTGATCGTCCGGGTGCGCTGCGCACCGGGCAGTCAACTGCCGACCGCGCGGGCGTTGGCCGCCCGACCCGAGGTGCGCTTCGTCGCCGTGCTGACCGGCGCCCACGACCTGGTCGCCGAACTGCTGGTGCCGAGGGGGACCAGCATGCACAGCGTGCTCACCGGGGTGCAGCGGATTCCGGGTGTCCAGGCGACCATCGCCGACCTGCTGCTGCACACGTACAAGTCGGACCACGAGTGGAGTCGCCGGCTGCTCGGCGACGACAGCCGGCCGCCGACGCCGCCGGTGCACGACTGTCCGCCGGACCACCTGGACGAGGTGGACGAACGGATAGTCGCCGCCCTGCGACACGACGGCCGGGCCAGCTTCCACGGCGTCGCGCTCGGCCTGGGCATCAGCGAGAGCACCGTCCGGCGCCGGTTCGAGGCCCTGCACGGTTCCGGCTGCGTACAGGTGATCACGCTGGTGCCGGCGGCGGCGCTCGGGTTCCAGGCGGAGCTGCTGTTCTGGCTCTCGGTCACCCCGGCCCGACTGGAGGCGGTGGCCCACGAGCTCGCCGCGTTGGCCGGGGTGCGTTACGTCGCCGCGACCCTCGGCCAGGAGTCGCTGATGTGCGAGGTGATCCTGCCGACCCACGCCGACGTGCTGGAGTTCACCACCCGGACACTGGCCCGGATCGACGGCGTCCGGTCGTGGAGCGCCGGGGTGGAACTGCTCACCGTGAAACGCGGTTTCGTCCCCACCCCGTGGACGCCCGGCCGGGCCGGCACCGGGCCCGGTGCCCGCACCACGGCCGGCGGCGGGACCGAGGCCGCCACCGTCGGCGAGGACGGCGTACCCCGTCCACGGGGGATGCGCGGCGGCCGGCGTACGCCGAGGGTGTCCGCCCGGCGCGGCTGA
- a CDS encoding TatD family hydrolase has product MLTAMTEPTESRRQRAARRAGEFPPAPEPLPLPVLDSHTHLDIIVTESGVPGAPQPATEPTTAPPDAGPASGDPVHLLIEVAAAAGVDRLVQVGTDVGSSRWGAEAADRYPAVLATVALHPNDAPRLADLDAALREIEALAGRDRVRGIGETGLDHFRTGDEGRAAQEESFRAHIAIAKRHHKALVIHDRDAHADVLRVLDSEGAPETVVLHCFSGDEEFAAECVRRGYVLSFAGTVTFGNAAGLRAAAKLTPLDQLLVETDAPYLTPTPYRGRPNASYLIPLTVRTLAEATGADLDELCAAISATGERIFGPW; this is encoded by the coding sequence ATGCTGACCGCGATGACTGAGCCGACCGAATCCCGCCGCCAGCGGGCCGCCCGCCGGGCCGGGGAGTTCCCGCCCGCACCCGAGCCGCTGCCCCTGCCGGTGCTGGACAGCCACACCCACCTGGACATCATCGTCACCGAGTCCGGCGTACCCGGCGCACCCCAACCCGCCACCGAACCCACGACCGCGCCCCCGGATGCCGGACCGGCATCCGGCGATCCGGTTCATCTGCTGATCGAGGTCGCCGCCGCGGCCGGTGTGGATCGGCTGGTTCAGGTCGGCACCGATGTGGGGTCGTCCCGCTGGGGCGCCGAGGCGGCGGACAGATACCCGGCCGTGCTCGCCACCGTCGCCCTGCACCCCAACGATGCCCCGCGCCTGGCCGACCTCGACGCGGCCCTGCGCGAGATCGAGGCGCTCGCCGGCCGGGACAGGGTGCGCGGCATCGGCGAGACCGGGCTGGACCACTTCCGGACCGGCGACGAGGGCCGGGCGGCGCAGGAGGAGAGCTTCCGGGCGCACATAGCGATCGCCAAGCGCCACCACAAGGCGCTGGTGATCCACGACCGGGACGCGCACGCCGACGTGCTGCGGGTGCTCGACTCCGAGGGCGCCCCGGAAACCGTGGTGCTGCACTGCTTCTCCGGCGACGAGGAGTTCGCGGCCGAGTGCGTGCGGCGCGGTTACGTACTGAGTTTCGCCGGCACGGTCACCTTCGGCAACGCGGCCGGGTTGCGCGCGGCGGCGAAGCTGACCCCGCTGGACCAACTGCTGGTGGAGACCGACGCGCCGTACCTGACGCCGACGCCGTACCGGGGGCGGCCGAACGCGTCGTACCTGATCCCGTTGACGGTCCGTACCCTGGCCGAGGCCACCGGTGCCGACCTGGACGAGCTGTGCGCCGCCATCTCCGCCACCGGCGAACGGATCTTCGGCCCCTGGTGA